A region of Leptidea sinapis chromosome 4, ilLepSina1.1, whole genome shotgun sequence DNA encodes the following proteins:
- the LOC126979871 gene encoding maestro heat-like repeat-containing protein family member 1 gives MSITEEECFKDTVKVLINALSDSDNSVNNSIIKSVTKIANRYPNEVIEIIYEIYKNTVYCNSLQTGNIVKILEQTCVSQVRRLNAQVAAGLVAAMLRAMTETTNEHTVQMGASSVLVAVGHEYLDLVLRSLIEQLGPTTVPHFAVVHTLGTLAVLNTRDIVPHIKEVLGKMLPLLPLVKQDHVKQAFAYAFGHFAVAIAEQIGDNVENDSITTIKDNFVTEYSIVFDVLYNQWLPSHEANVAETVLEALGPITRLIPERQFNDSVNKFVLYLLSMYRRPAINFFCISQCISYLLSPSPLNPKLSLNDNTVSTINHVLFNLIVLEPDYDQPQTVKNHFEVLRCFDHMATQYPDPTIEMLLHLCKNNQEKERMRSVIILTHLTTSSQVFMENFVSKFTAILKVMIMMEQGIKMKKILVKAIVALVYRNCIMATDDFAMVEFIIKHCGYEGSQNSSKNDVMDLRDTCKNSLVLLCNTVISVRSQLLNLLLTALTIEEFTPAMPTVSRCLVSLLQNNSIVKSDEEKENPKEAKCSPDLVFVRCLIHLVDPEEVERNKNLLVFLEEYCCDVHKNLKTSWTVEVKRLLKFVELNESLEQWHQMLLDLIVSAVEEVNNDKWVEKISSLISQQILSKKQSPMVKGVALQYLAVLSCHMSNAAAVETVIKIILLALRSIPMETVGYVSKAVGIASRQHGEAVINELDSLYKENEAKRGNKLLNFLSTRASRNEAELGVVKYALIICYGKVAAECLDVHVLARLGDNVTVTLLDILKSCPGFDLCSASITTLYEIAKALYPASHHNVGLRNRWQLLNAVLEQIYNSNLDKRNVELYPKIVRASKELTKLQKGILPEERNTILRVLFNSIFGELSSFKRKYEVDSNADKNDLLAKTLNDSLILLHELIKELVIQSTCLSTIDDIVTLLLEWIRHENDEIRTAAVMILQVVFDSYIRNVKLNFETPSKFGQMGYLLGIIVPGVADANFPVRLTTVDCIKLIIQIQDLYEGHTVEADDECMTNLTNLQNNILTNDLYMISEYCMKLCDTISPKIPHLHMMQYIESLLEGFDGNELRSVGISSLLDAFFIKKGQDLFQNIERIVEVMLSTMEAVNFEAANRLMRPLISLTRNHSNAVTAVLLAQRIPLKQCVLSSWRNLARDEGLSSAILDNFLRLMSSTELYEDPYHITEHHIAALQPLTLISALGEMLQEESMRPICIKKFPEMFAMLYTTLACYVEAEPPAYAVPSHKGHERFGFIPNREAIKLSPAKITINTFNCFLERADCYKVKEACSLCLTIEHGDSSSIVLELAPILGGSICRSCPAHLARLISSLVPYARSPLPPQRCAVLALLADLLNYRCNENAVLVESVLATLNTGWKDEDPRVRAACLRGAANVSQLREEQRAQALPAVLAALSQGVDAQKTQSPVANIPLAAIQGLSRLLIETDHIDKEFDRELLAIAQKIRPFMNTECSQLRESSIRLFGVIAGRVRADSLQEQAVSSLPCFLLHLCDANPAVVRASKSTLRQLFKTFNVKKLTEFIQSHLVDEGRLFVEEFLCALLRLVADELPAALPVCLQTAGNYLHGAREDLKPYAPLLLGYLYTELVRMRDQYPEETSLDPEITGVARQRLLQLIKDPNPLVRQNSAFALSSICLTCTL, from the exons ATGTCGATAACAGAGGAAGAGTGTTTTAAAG atACTGTAAAAGTGCTCATTAATGCATTATCAGACAGTGATAACTCAGTAAACAACAGCATCATAAAGTCTGTTACTAAAATAGCCAACAGATATCCTAACGAAGTTATTGagattatttatgaaatatacaAGAACACAGTGTACTGTAACTCATTACAGACAGGAAATATTGTTAA AATCTTGGAACAAACATGTGTGAGTCAAGTTCGAAGGCTCAATGCTCAAGTTGCAGCAGGATTAGTGGCTGCTATGCTGCGGGCAATGACAGAGACCACAAACGAACATACAGTACAGATGGGAGCCTCTTCAGTCTTAGTGGCTGTGGGACATGAGTATTTGGATTta gtacttCGCAGTCTGATCGAACAGTTAGGTCCAACAACCGTGCCACACTTTGCAGTAGTCCACACACTGGGCACTCTTGCTGTCCTCAACACGAGGGATATCGTACCTCACATCAAGGAGGTTCTTGGCAAAATGTTACCACTCCTACCGCTAGTCAAGCAAGACCATGTTAAACAAGCCTTCGCTTATG CTTTCGGTCATTTTGCCGTAGCAATTGCAGAACAAATAGGCGACAATGTTGAAAATGACAGCATCACAACAATCAAGGACAATTTTGTCACAGAATACTCGATTGTGTTTGACGTACTTTATAACCAATGGTTGCCTTCTCACGAGGCGAATGTAGCCGAGACTGTCCTCGAAGCTCTAGGTCCTATAACTAGACTCATCCCTGAGAGACAATTCAACGACTCTGTTAATAAATTCGTCCTATACCTACTCTCAATGTACCGCAGACCCGCTATCAACTTCTTCTGTATAAGTCAATGTATATCTTACCTATTATCGCCATCACCATTGAATCCAAAGTTATCGTTAAATGATAATACTGTGAGCACAATAAACCATGTACTTTTCAATCTAATAGTACTTGAGCCAGATTATGATCAACCTCAAACAGTTAAGAACCACTTCGAAGTACTCCGTTGTTTTGACCACATGGCAACCCAATATCCTGATCCAACTATTGAAATGCTCCTACACCTGTGCAAAAACAACCAAGAGAAAGAAAGAATGAGATCTGTTATTATTCTCACCCATCTGACAACTTCTTCTCAAGTGTTCATGGAAAACTTTGTTTCTAAATTTACAGCAATTTTAAAGGTCATGATAATGATGGAACAGGgcataaaaatgaaaaagatTCTAGTCAAGGCAATCGTAGCTCTGGTGTATAGAAATTGTATTATGGCCACAGATGACTTTGCTATGGTGGAGTTTATAATTAAGCATTGTGGCTATGAAGGTTCACAAAATTCATCCAAAAATGATGTGATGGATCTTCGCGACACGTGCAAAAACTCGCTTGTACTGTTGTGTAATACTGTCATTAGCGTTAGGTCGCAACTTCTTAATTTGTTACTAACAGCTTTAACCATTGAAGAATTCACACCAGCAATGCCAACTGTTAGCCGTTGTCTAGTCTCTTTGTTGCAAAACAATTCTATCGTTAAGTCGGatgaagaaaaagaaaatcCAAAAGAAGCAAAATGTTCTCCTGACCTGGTTTTCGTAAGATGCTTAATTCATTTAGTTGATCCTGAAGAAGTTGAAAGAAATAAGAATCTATTGGTGTTTTTAGAAGAATATTGTTGCGATGTTCATAAGAACCTCAAAACATCGTGGACTGTAGAAGTAAAGCGTCTTTTGAAATTTGTTGAATTGAATGAATCTTTAGAACAGTGGCATCAGATGTTATTAGATCTCATAGTAAGCGCGGTTGAAGAAGTAAATAATGATAAGTGGGTTGAGAAAATATCGTCTCTAATATCTCAACAGATATTATCAAAGAAACAATCACCAATGGTTAAAGGCGTGGCTTTGCAATACTTAGCTGTTTTATCTTGTCATATGTCGAATGCTGCAGCTGTTGAAACAGTCATAAAAATTATTCTGCTGGCGTTAAGGTCAATTCCAATGGAAACTGTAGGTTACGTAAGTAAGGCTGTAGGAATCGCATCTAGACAACACGGTGAAGCCGTTATTAATGAATTAGATTCTCTTTATAAAGAGAATGAAGCAAAACGTGGgaataaattactaaatttcCTTTCAACGAGGGCATCGCGAAATGAGGCAGAACTGGGTGTAGTGAAGTACGCTCTTATTATCTGCTACGGCAAAGTTGCTGCGGAGTGCTTGGATGTGCACGTCTTAGCCAGATTGGGTGATAATGTAACTGTGACGCTTTTAGACATTCTCAAATCTTGTCCTGGATTTGACCTTTGCAGTGCAAGTATTACAACTCTATATGAAATTGCGAAAGCATTATACCCAGCATCTCATCACAACGTAGGTCTTAGAAATCGTTGGCAACTACTGAATGCTGTTCTCGAACAAATATATAACTCAAACTTAGATAAGCGTAATGTTGAATTGTATCCAAAAATTGTAAGAGCATCAAAAGAATTGACTAAATTGCAAAAAGGAATATTGCCCGAGGAACGGAATACGATTCTTCGTGTGTTATTCAATAGTATTTTTGGAGAACTGTCTTCTTTCAAACGAAAGTATGAAGTAGACAGCAATGCTGACAAAAACGATCTGCTGGCAAAAACACTGAATGATTCGTTAATACTATTACACGAACTCATAAAAGAATTAGTTATACAATCCACGTGCCTTAGTACCATAGATGATATCGTAACACTATTATTAGAATGGATCCGTCATGAAAACGATGAAATTCGAACCGCTGCTGTGATGATTCTGCAAGTTGTTTTTGATTCGTATATCAGAAATGTTAAGTTGAATTTTGAAACGCCAAGTAAATTTGGACAAATGGGCTATTTGCTGGGTATCATAGTACCGGGTGTTGCTGATGCAAATTTTCCGGTAAGGCTGACCACCGTAGATTGTATCAAACTGATCATACAAATACAAGATCTGTATGAAGGGCACACGGTGGAAGCTGACGACGAGTGTATGACAAACTTGACCAACTTACAgaacaatatacttacaaatGATTTGTATATGATTAGTGAATATTGTATGAAATTATGCGATACAATCTCACCCAAGATACCACATCTGCACATGATGCAGTACATTGAGAGTCTGTTGGAGGGATTCGATGGTAACGAGTTAAGAAGTGTCGGTATAAGTTCATTACTGGACgcgttttttattaaaaaagggcAGGATTTGTTCCAAAATATTGAAAGGATTGTGGAGGTTATGTTGTCGACTATGGAGGCCGTAAATTTTGAGGCTGCGAATAGACTGATGCGACCGCTTATATCTTTGACGAGAAATCATTCAAACGCAGTAACTGCTGTACTATTAGCGCAAAGGATACCATTGaaaca GTGTGTGCTAAGTAGTTGGCGGAATCTTGCCCGTGACGAAGGACTTTCATCAGCTATTCTTGATAATTTCTTACGTCTGATGTCCTCCACTGAGCTGTATGAAGACCCCTATCACATAACGGAGCATCATATAGCCGCGTTGCAACCTCTCACG CTCATCAGTGCTTTGGGCGAAATGTTACAAGAAGAATCGATGCGACCGATCTGTATCAAAAAGTTTCCGGAAATGTTTGCCATGTTGTACACGACCCTGGCGTGCTACGTGGAGGCAGAGCCCCCGGCCTACGCCGTGCCCTCCCACAAGGGGCACGAGCGGTTCGGCTTTATCCCGAACAGGGAGGCTATCAAGTTGTCCCCGGCCAAGATCACTATAAATACTTTCAATTGTTTTCTAGAAAGGGCGGACTGCTACAag GTGAAGGAGGCATGTTCGCTTTGCCTCACGATAGAGCACGGAGACAGTTCCAGTATTGTGCTCGAGCTGGCTCCCATCCTGGGTGGCTCCATCTGCCGCTCGTGTCCAGCACACCTGGCGCGGCTGATATCCAGCCTGGTTCCTTACGCCAGATCTCCCCTGCCGCCGCAGAGGTGTGCTGTGCTAGCACTACTCGCCGATTTGTTGAATTATAG ATGCAACGAGAACGCGGTTCTGGTAGAGAGTGTGTTGGCGACGCTGAACACGGGCTGGAAGGACGAGGACCCTCGAGTGCGGGCTGCGTGCCTGCGAGGTGCTGCCAACGTGAGCCAGCTGCGGGAGGAGCAGCGGGCGCAGGCCCTGCCCGCCGTACTAGCAGCGCTCAGCCAGGGGGTCGACGCGCAGAAGACGCA ATCTCCAGTTGCCAACATACCACTGGCAGCAATACAAGGTTTGAGCCGTCTCCTAATCGAAACGGATCATATAGACAAAGAGTTTGACCGCGAGCTCCTGGCGATCGCGCAGAAGATACGGCCGTTCATGAACACGGAGTGCAGTCAGCTGCGGGAGAGCTCCATCCGGCTGTTCGGTGTGATAGCGGGCCGCGTGCGCGCAGACAGTCTGCAGGAGCAGGCCGTGAGCTCGCTGCCATGCTTCCTGCTGCATCTGTGTGACGCCAACCCCGCTGTGGTCCGG